One window of Camelus dromedarius isolate mCamDro1 chromosome 18, mCamDro1.pat, whole genome shotgun sequence genomic DNA carries:
- the LOC116147453 gene encoding cystatin-9: MDWTEAQAGRVGAGVGKAGGTGARPPTATQRRRGRWRWARPWALLLLLLGPQLLEARGWGLQREVSAEDQRVLERYLPATVEYAVHEFNLRSQDENAYKVKRVLRSWREPVDTAMVFSTELQLTRTRCGKFDEDIDNCPFQGRPDVNNTVTCLFTISTEPWRTVFELLNNTCSEGLL, encoded by the exons ATGGACTGGACCGAGGcccaggcaggcagggtgggagccGGAGTGGGGAAGGCGGGAGGCACGGGAGCCCGGCCGCCCACAGCCACGCAGCGCCGGCGGGGCAGGTGGAGGTGGGCTCGGCCCTGGGCCCTGCTCCTGCTTCTCCTGGGTCCCCAGCTCCTGGAGGCGCGCGGCTGGGGTCTCCAGAGGGAAGTGAGCGCGGAGGACCAGAGGGTGCTGGAAAGGTACTTACCTGCCACCGTGGAGTACGCCGTACACGAGTTCAACCTGAGGAGCCAGGACGAGAACGCCTACAAGGTGAAGCGTGTCCTGAGGTCCTGGAGGGAGCCG GTGGACACCGCCATGGTGTTCTCCACGGAGCTGCAGCTCACCCGCACCAGGTGTGGGAAGTTTGACGAAGACATTGACAACTGTCCGTTTCAAGGACGTCCGGACGTGAACAAC ACCGTCACCTGCCTCTTCACCATCAGCACTGAACCCTGGAGAACAGTGTTTGAGCTCCTGAACAACACGTGCTCAGAGGGGCTCCTCTGA